The genome window TCTGTTTAGCATGTGGGAGATACCACCAGAGGAGATAGAAGAGGAGGGAAGCGAGGAACCCTCCACTCCACCAGCCCAACAAGCGCCATCGTCTTGTCCATCCCAACACCCCCAACGGCACCCCCCACACCAGCGCCCCAAGCCCTCGAACCCCATACACCGCTCCCAACACCAACCCACTCAGCCCCATCCACACCCCGCCTCGACCTCTCTCTGCCGCGAGCAGTCCTTCCACCCACAACGCCCACCCTAAGCTAAGGAAGAAAGCTCCGCCGAGTGTCATGAGGGCGAGGCGGTTGTAGAGGAAGTTGGCATGGCTCAGTCCCCACAGGAGGGTAGCGAGGAGGGCGGTAGGGGTATCGAAGAGGCGTTGGGTTGGGAAGAAGAGGAGGGGGAGGGTCAGGAGGGAGAAAAGGACGCTGAGGAGGCGGTCTTGGAGGAGGCCGGTACCGAGGAGGTGGAAGGTAGCGATTTGGGCGTAGTGGAGGTAGGGCATGATGAGCTCATTATTGAAGTCATCGGTGATGGGGTGATGGAAGAGGAGTTGGTTTCTGGCGTTATGGAGGTAGAAGCCTTCATCGGTGAGGAGGGCGCTGCTCCAGGAGAGGCGAGGATATGCATCGCTGTCTAAAGCGTAGAGCCGTACTGCAAATAAGAGACCAAGCAGAGCTAGGAAAGGAAGGACGTTTCGCCGATTATTTAAAGATAATGGCTTTCCCTGTCGGTACGTCTGTTGTATGTTGTTGGCTTGGCTTCATTGACTCTCTGAATCTTTTGGTGGTTTGGTATGATAGAGGGTCAGGACGTACTTGGCGGTAATGTCACGGATATGCAGTGGCCCCCAAAAGCGGCTATCGTCGCTATTATTGCGGTTATCTCCTAAGACAAAGACGCAGTCGGATGGCACTGTTAGTGGTTGAAGGACGGCGTAGGGGTAGTAGAGGTTTGGGTTGTTAACCGGAATGGTTGTATAGTTTTCATGTAGCGGCTTGCCGTTGATGTAGACGGTATTGCCAAGTATCTGCACGGTTTCTCCTGGCAAAGCCACGATTCGCTTGATAAGGATCTCCCCGCTTTTAATGGAGGTGGCGTCGGTGCCAGGAAAATTGGCAGCATCTCGTTCTTGAGCCGCTTTTGTAAAGTGGAAGGTCACCACATCCCCACGGGAGGGGAGGATGCCAAAGGGGTAAGCAGCCCACGCTCGCATAAGCAGCACATGGTCGCCTGGCTTCAACAGGGGTTCCATAGAGCTGGAAGGGATGTAGCCTGTAGTGAAGGCCAGGGCCGTGTAGCCAAGCACAAGCAGAAGAAAGAGCGAAAAATAGTAGCGATTTCTGTTTTTCAGCGGTAACTCTTGAATGTTGGCACTTGGTGTTGCCCGATCGCTGTCGTGGTTAAAGATCTTCATTTCTTCGCCTCTACCTGCTCAAGAATCTCAATGAACCTATGAAAGAGATTCGCGCTATCGTTAGGCCCAGGAGAGGCTTCAGGGTGATACTGGATCGAGAAGATGGGTAGCTCTCGATGACGCAGCCCCTCAACCGTGCCGTCGTTAAGGTTGATCTGGGCAACTTCCATCCCATCGCGCAGTTTATCGGGATCAACGGCATATCCGTGGTTTTGAGACGTGATGTAGACGCGCCCGCTTTGTAGGTCTTTCACAGGATGGTTGCTGCCGCGGTGCCCGAACTTGAGCTTGAAGGTTCGACTGCCGAAGGCATACCCTAGCAGTTGGTTGCCAAGGCAGACCCCCATGATCGGTTTGCGTTCGACCAGAGCGCGAACGGTGTTCACAATATAGCCGAGGTGTGCCGGGTCGCCAGGGCCGGGCGAGAGAACAATGCCGTCGGGATTCTCTCGGAGAATCTCCGATGCAGTAGCCGTGCAGGGGTAGACGGTAACCTGACAATTCAGTGCGGCCAAGCTGCGCAA of Chthonomonas calidirosea T49 contains these proteins:
- the lepB gene encoding signal peptidase I, which produces MKIFNHDSDRATPSANIQELPLKNRNRYYFSLFLLLVLGYTALAFTTGYIPSSSMEPLLKPGDHVLLMRAWAAYPFGILPSRGDVVTFHFTKAAQERDAANFPGTDATSIKSGEILIKRIVALPGETVQILGNTVYINGKPLHENYTTIPVNNPNLYYPYAVLQPLTVPSDCVFVLGDNRNNSDDSRFWGPLHIRDITAKYVLTLYHTKPPKDSESQ